In a single window of the Niabella ginsenosidivorans genome:
- a CDS encoding efflux RND transporter permease subunit yields the protein MKISEYAIKNNQFTLVMVLMVVALGISTLLGMPRSEDPELNAPIFPVVVVYPGTNPKDMEELVVKPLEKEIYGLENMKRIRTSIFDGLAVLSVEYRYNVNVDDKYQELEREVNSLRPKLPQDIYSIEVKKIDPSNVNILQIALVSENASRDKLNRAADDLQDALEQVPGLKNVEVQGIPDRLIRIDIQPDKMMQLKVPLTLISGALQSEVANIPGGSINQGNKTYSVKTNNGFNNLEEIKNVVVSSRNGSSILLKDLASIYFDYGPETHITRLNGHRSVIVIAALKKGENISRVQKAYLPVIEKFKGALPSNIDLVLHFDQAQQVRDRLSDLGIDFIIAISLVLITLLPLGTRASLVVMIAIPLSLGIGIILLNLLGYNLNQLSIVGLVVALGLLVDDSIVVVENIERWIREGHSRLEATIKGTRQIGMAVLGCTATLIIAFMPLAFMPEASGEFIRSLPVSVIATIIGSMIVALTIVPYLSSILLKNNHAEQDNIFLRGLQRLIHGTYARLLDKALKHPAFTLVIAAAVFLLSLLLIPVIGTSLFPSSEKPQFLIDISTPAQSSVFYTDAVSREIEKDLKNVREVQYFASNTGKGNPRIYYNVNQQNERSDFAELFVQLYPGTDPVKKIAIIEQLRKKWTPYTGAKVEVKNFEQGNAMISPVEVRIKGENLDTLQQLASKVEALLNHTEGTLYINNPIKNLKSDIRIRINKEKAQQLGVPTINISRTVRMAVAGYPAGTYTPPDRDNEEYQLLVTVPRAPYPDMSVFNNLYVNANDGSAIPLLQLVTINFESSQQTINHYNKIRSATVNAFVKKGYLNADVINEVVKKMDRLQLPKGYSYQMGGELEGKNESFSGFGTIILATLFLFIAVLVLQFKTFKSTLIVLSVIPLGIVGAVAALLITGNSLSFVATIGIVALAGIEVKNTILLVDFTNQLREQGMELMPAIEEAGEKRFLPIILTTFTAIGGLIPIAWSSNPLIAPLAIVMIGGLISSTLLSRIVTPVVYKLIPPKIKTQPQEEKQKG from the coding sequence ATGAAAATATCGGAATATGCAATAAAGAATAATCAGTTTACACTCGTAATGGTACTGATGGTGGTAGCACTGGGCATTTCAACGTTACTGGGAATGCCCCGTTCAGAAGACCCGGAGTTAAATGCGCCCATTTTTCCGGTAGTAGTGGTCTACCCGGGCACCAATCCAAAGGATATGGAAGAACTGGTAGTAAAACCCCTGGAAAAAGAGATTTACGGACTTGAGAATATGAAGCGCATCCGTACCTCTATTTTTGACGGACTGGCCGTATTGTCTGTAGAGTACCGGTACAATGTGAATGTGGATGATAAATACCAGGAACTTGAACGAGAGGTAAATAGTTTGCGTCCGAAATTACCGCAGGATATTTACAGTATAGAGGTAAAAAAGATTGACCCCTCAAATGTTAATATCCTGCAGATAGCGCTGGTGTCTGAAAATGCTTCCCGCGATAAGTTAAACAGAGCAGCGGATGACCTGCAGGATGCATTAGAACAGGTTCCCGGATTAAAAAATGTGGAAGTACAGGGTATACCGGACCGGCTGATCCGTATAGACATTCAGCCGGATAAAATGATGCAACTGAAGGTACCGCTTACGCTTATATCCGGGGCGCTGCAAAGTGAGGTGGCTAATATTCCCGGCGGCAGCATCAACCAGGGAAATAAAACATACAGCGTTAAAACCAATAATGGTTTTAACAACCTGGAGGAAATTAAAAATGTAGTGGTTTCTTCCCGCAACGGCAGTTCTATCCTGTTAAAAGATCTTGCCAGTATTTATTTTGATTATGGCCCTGAAACACATATTACCCGGCTCAACGGGCACCGGTCTGTAATTGTAATCGCTGCATTGAAAAAGGGTGAAAATATTTCCAGGGTTCAAAAAGCATACTTGCCGGTAATTGAAAAATTTAAAGGTGCGCTGCCTTCAAATATTGACCTGGTATTACATTTTGATCAGGCGCAACAGGTCAGGGACCGTTTGAGTGATCTGGGAATAGATTTTATTATTGCCATCAGCCTGGTGCTGATTACTTTGCTTCCTCTTGGTACCAGGGCCTCGCTGGTGGTAATGATCGCTATTCCTTTATCGCTGGGCATCGGCATTATTTTACTGAATCTGCTGGGCTACAATTTAAATCAGTTAAGTATTGTTGGCCTTGTTGTGGCACTGGGCCTTCTTGTAGATGACAGCATTGTGGTTGTTGAAAATATAGAACGCTGGATACGAGAAGGCCATTCCCGCCTGGAAGCGACCATAAAAGGAACCCGTCAGATCGGGATGGCCGTTCTGGGTTGTACGGCTACCCTGATCATTGCCTTTATGCCGCTGGCTTTTATGCCGGAAGCATCCGGGGAATTTATCCGTAGTCTTCCGGTTTCTGTTATTGCCACTATTATAGGATCCATGATCGTAGCGCTAACTATTGTACCTTATTTGTCGAGTATTTTGTTAAAAAATAATCATGCAGAGCAAGACAATATCTTTTTGCGGGGATTGCAAAGGCTAATTCATGGAACATACGCGCGCCTGCTGGATAAAGCGCTGAAGCATCCTGCATTTACACTTGTGATTGCCGCTGCTGTTTTTTTACTTTCATTATTATTGATCCCTGTAATCGGCACCAGTCTTTTTCCTTCCTCGGAGAAACCGCAATTCCTGATCGACATCTCCACGCCAGCACAGTCTTCTGTTTTTTATACAGATGCTGTCAGCCGGGAAATTGAGAAGGATCTTAAAAATGTGCGGGAAGTGCAATATTTTGCCTCAAATACCGGAAAGGGGAATCCGCGGATTTACTATAATGTGAACCAGCAAAATGAACGGAGCGATTTCGCAGAACTATTTGTTCAGTTATATCCCGGAACGGATCCTGTAAAAAAAATAGCGATCATTGAACAACTGCGAAAAAAGTGGACACCTTATACCGGGGCAAAAGTTGAAGTAAAGAATTTCGAGCAGGGGAATGCCATGATTTCCCCGGTAGAAGTACGGATCAAAGGAGAAAACCTGGACACCCTGCAGCAACTGGCGTCCAAAGTGGAAGCCTTGCTGAATCATACAGAAGGTACCTTATATATAAATAATCCGATAAAAAACCTGAAGTCAGATATACGTATCCGCATCAATAAGGAAAAAGCACAGCAATTGGGTGTTCCTACCATCAACATCAGCAGAACGGTGCGCATGGCTGTAGCCGGCTACCCCGCAGGCACTTATACCCCGCCGGACAGGGATAACGAAGAATACCAGCTTCTTGTTACCGTTCCAAGAGCACCTTATCCGGATATGAGCGTGTTCAACAACTTATATGTTAATGCAAATGATGGAAGCGCCATTCCGTTGCTGCAGCTGGTTACAATTAATTTTGAAAGCTCACAGCAAACGATTAATCACTATAATAAGATCAGAAGCGCTACGGTGAATGCATTTGTGAAAAAAGGGTACCTGAATGCGGACGTGATCAATGAGGTTGTAAAAAAAATGGACCGGCTGCAACTTCCCAAAGGATACAGCTATCAGATGGGTGGAGAACTGGAGGGGAAAAATGAATCTTTCAGCGGGTTTGGCACTATTATACTGGCTACATTATTTTTGTTTATTGCAGTACTTGTGCTGCAATTTAAAACCTTTAAGAGCACGCTGATTGTATTGTCAGTAATTCCTTTGGGGATCGTGGGTGCGGTTGCTGCACTTTTGATAACCGGGAATTCACTGTCTTTTGTAGCCACCATCGGCATTGTAGCGCTGGCGGGGATTGAAGTAAAGAATACGATCCTGCTGGTAGATTTTACCAACCAGCTCCGCGAGCAGGGAATGGAACTGATGCCGGCAATTGAAGAGGCAGGGGAGAAACGTTTTTTGCCGATTATTCTGACAACATTTACCGCTATCGGCGGACTGATTCCAATTGCATGGTCCAGCAACCCGTTAATAGCCCCCCTGGCCATTGTAATGATTGGCGGGCTGATCAGCTCTACTTTATTGTCAAGGATCGTGACGCCTGTTGTATATAAGCTGATCCCTCCCAAAATAAAAACACAACCGCAGGAAGAAAAGCAGAAGGGCTAA
- a CDS encoding efflux RND transporter periplasmic adaptor subunit, whose amino-acid sequence MQKGLTTGFALLLILILAACNRKPADKKTEDVIPVKVMALQQEAMQPALYMSGVFTTDDETNLSFKNGGIIKRIYVKESDAVKKGQLLAIIDPTEINAMHQQAQLSYTKARRDYERAKKLYEDSVVTLEQMQNAKTALDLAKQQMAGADFNTATTVIRAPQSGYVLHKFANEGQVAGPGMPVLQINGAASGKWILKGGVSDQQWAVISIGDDATVTTDAVPGETFTAKVIKKSEGIDPASGTFIIQLQLADPDRKRIASGLFGKAAITPSHKTNAWVIPYDALLDGDQNSGYVFITNDNKTAKKIQVQIGKIENDRLWISRGLENARNLILSGNAYLTEGSKIKVVR is encoded by the coding sequence GTTATTCCGGTAAAAGTGATGGCGCTGCAGCAGGAAGCTATGCAACCTGCCCTATATATGTCCGGCGTATTTACTACTGATGATGAAACCAATCTTTCCTTTAAAAACGGGGGAATTATTAAGCGGATTTATGTAAAAGAAAGTGATGCTGTTAAAAAAGGCCAGTTATTGGCAATAATAGATCCAACGGAAATCAATGCAATGCATCAGCAGGCACAGCTTTCCTATACAAAAGCCCGGAGAGATTATGAACGCGCAAAAAAACTGTATGAAGATAGCGTGGTTACCCTTGAGCAAATGCAGAATGCAAAAACCGCCCTGGATCTGGCTAAACAACAAATGGCCGGCGCTGATTTCAACACAGCTACCACTGTAATAAGAGCCCCCCAATCCGGTTATGTACTGCACAAGTTTGCAAATGAAGGGCAGGTGGCCGGCCCCGGTATGCCTGTATTGCAGATCAATGGCGCTGCCAGCGGAAAATGGATCCTTAAAGGGGGAGTCAGTGATCAGCAATGGGCAGTCATCAGCATCGGAGATGACGCTACTGTTACTACTGATGCGGTTCCGGGTGAAACATTTACAGCAAAAGTGATCAAAAAATCAGAGGGTATCGATCCCGCAAGCGGAACGTTTATTATACAATTACAACTGGCCGATCCGGACAGGAAGCGGATTGCGTCCGGATTATTTGGAAAAGCAGCCATCACTCCATCACATAAAACGAACGCATGGGTCATACCTTATGATGCTTTGCTGGACGGAGATCAGAACAGCGGCTATGTTTTTATCACCAATGATAATAAAACGGCAAAGAAAATACAGGTGCAGATCGGCAAAATTGAAAATGACCGCCTGTGGATCAGCCGGGGCCTCGAAAATGCAAGGAATCTTATTCTTTCAGGGAATGCCTACCTGACAGAAGGCTCAAAAATAAAAGTGGTCCGATGA